The Toxorhynchites rutilus septentrionalis strain SRP chromosome 3, ASM2978413v1, whole genome shotgun sequence genome includes a region encoding these proteins:
- the LOC129776179 gene encoding glutaminyl-peptide cyclotransferase — protein MSRVCYVYILLAGILHTSAQVNFRDSDSKSRQENHRPLQISLSAIEQLSNLSQTSELNEILKHLLVERVVGTQGHENVRNYIVDYMRNLNWHVELDEFVDNTPIFGKLKFANIIATLNPTAERFLVLACHYDSKYFKDQVFIGATDSAVPCAMMLDLANTMQSQLNAKRSDNSLSLQLVFFDGEEAFHQWGPKDSIYGARNLAARWEKENKLKHIDVLLLLDLLGTPDPHFYSYFKNTESWYVQLLSAEERLDQAGHLERYSYSSVTPNQQTVRYFQPHSYHAGIEDDHIPFLQRNIPILHMIPAPFPDCWHKICDDASAVDISTVQNLIKILRVFVSEYMHLNI, from the exons ATGTCACGAGTTTGCTACGTTTACATTTTACTGGCAGGAATTCTTCACACGTCAGCACAGGTTAATTTCCGGGATAGTGATTCAAAATCGCGACAA GAGAATCATCGGCCTCTCCAAATTTCCCTATCAGCAATCGAACAGCTATCCAATCTCTCACAAACCAGCGAATTGAATGAAATCCTTAAACATCTACTTGTTGAGCGTGTGGTAGGAACGCAAGGTCACGAAAATGTGAGAAACTACATCGTGGATTATATGCGCAATTTGAACTGGCATGTAGAGCTGGATGAATTTGTGGATAATACACCAATTTTTGGGAAACTCAAATTTGCGAACATTATCGCAACTTTGAATCCCACCGCAGAACGGTTTCTAGTGTTGGCGTGCCATTACGATAGTAAATATTTCAAGGACCAAGTATTCATAGGGGCAACAGATTCGGCCGTCCCATGTGCCATGATGCTGGATCTGGCAAATACGATGCAATCGCAATTGAACGCTAAGCGGTCCGACAATAGCCTAAGCCTTCAGTTAGTTTTCTTCGATGGTGAAGAAGCATTCCATCAGTGGGGACCTAAAGATTCAATTTATGGCGCTCGTAATCTTGCTGCTCGTTGGGAAAAGGAAAACAAACTGAAGCACATTGATGTTTTGCTGCTTTTGGATTTGCTCGGAACGCCAGACCCTCATTTTTATAGTTACTTCAAGAATACAGAGTCTTGGTATGTTCAACTATTGTCGGCAGAAGAGCGGCTCGATCAGGCTGGACACTTGGAACGGTACAGTTACAGTAGTGTAACACCAAACCAGCAAACGGTGCGATACTTCCAGCCCCACTCGTACCACGCCGGCATCGAAGACGACCATATTCCATTCCTGCAACGAAACATTCCGATCCTGCATATGATTCCCGCTCCTTTCCCGGATTGTTGGCACAAGATTTGCGATGATGCTAGTGCTGTCGATATCAGCACTGTGCAAAACCTTATCAAAATCCTGCGTGTGTTTGTGTCGGAGTATATGCACCTGAATATATGA